In Phenylobacterium hankyongense, the sequence CGCTTCGGCTCCTTCGTGGCGATCTTCGGGATCGAGCGCACCATCGCCCTGATCGAGCGGGCGCTGGCCGGCGAGCTCGCCGCCGCCTAGGGCGAACGAGGTTCAGGCATCGGCGATACCGGCTGACCTTGACGTAAACGGAAAGACGGCTTTACGCTGTCAGGCATAATCAACAGCGTCCAGGGAGGACGCCATGCCGAACGACCTGCGGCGGCCCAGCCGCACCTTCACCATCCGCCAGCTCTGCCTGGAATTCAAATGCACGCCGCGCGCCCTGCGCTTCTACGAGGACAAGGGGCTGCTGGCTCCGGCGCGCGACGGCATGAACCGGGTCTATTCTTACAAGGACCGCGCCCGGCTGCAGCTGATCCTGCGCGGCAAGCGCGTCGGCCTGGCCCTGGCCGAGATCGGCGAGATCCTCGACCTCTATGAGGTCGACGATGGCGGCGCCCAGCAGGCGGCCAAGTCGCTGCGCAAGTTCCGCGAGCGGATCCTGGCGCTGGAGAACCAGAAGCTCGACATCGACAAGGCCATCAAGGAACTGAAGCTCGGCGTCGAGGCCATGGAGAAGCGGCTGACCGAAACCCGGCCGGACCTGCTTCCCCGCGCCGCCGATTACGATCAGATGTTGCGCCATCGCCTCGACGGCGTGGAACATAGCGAAGCCAAGTAGCCGCGGGCCCCGCGCCCGGAGGCGAGATCCGGAGCGTCCATGACCTACCAGCCTCCCGTTCGGGACTACGCCTTCCTGTTGCGCGACGTGCTCGAGCTGGAGCGCTACGCCAACCTGCCGGCCTTCGCCGACGCCAGCATCGACACCGTCGACCAGATCCTCGAGGAGGCCGGCCGCTTCACCGCCGAGGTGCTGGCGCCGCTGAACCGCGTCGGGGACAAGGAAGGCTGCCGCTGGAGCCCCGACTTCACGGTCAAGACGCCGACCGGCTTCCAGGCCGCCTACCGCCAGCTGGTCGAGGGCGGCTGGCCGGCGCTGGGGGCCGATCCCAACTACGGCGGCCAGGGCCTGCCGGCGGTGGTCAACCTGGCGTTCTCGGAGATGTCGTCGGGCGCCAACATGGCGTTTTCCATGTATCCGGGCCTGACCCACGGGGCCTATTCGGCGATCCTCAACGGCGGCTCCCCGGCGCAGAAGGACCTCTACCTGCCGAAGCTGGCCTCGGGCCAGTGGGGCGGGACCATGAACCTCACCGAGCCGCACTGCGGCACGGACCTTGGCCTGCTGCGCACCAAGGCGGTCCCGCAGGCCGACGGCAGCTACCGAATTTCGGGCCAGAAAATCTGGATTTCCGGCGGCGAGCACGACCTGACCGAGAACATCATCCACCTGGTGCTGGCCAGGATC encodes:
- a CDS encoding MerR family transcriptional regulator → MPNDLRRPSRTFTIRQLCLEFKCTPRALRFYEDKGLLAPARDGMNRVYSYKDRARLQLILRGKRVGLALAEIGEILDLYEVDDGGAQQAAKSLRKFRERILALENQKLDIDKAIKELKLGVEAMEKRLTETRPDLLPRAADYDQMLRHRLDGVEHSEAK